One window from the genome of Macaca fascicularis isolate 582-1 chromosome 7, T2T-MFA8v1.1 encodes:
- the TGM1 gene encoding protein-glutamine gamma-glutamyltransferase K isoform X3 translates to MDIYFDENMKPLEHLNHDSVWNFHVWNDCWMKRPDLPSGFDGWQVVDATPQETSSGIFCCGPCSVESIKNGLVYMKYDTPFIFAEVNSDKVYWQRQDDGSFKIVYVEEKAIGTLIVTKAIGSNMREDITYLYKHPEGSDAERKAVETAAAHGSKPNVYANRGSAEDVAMQVEAQDAVMGQDLMVSVMLTNHSSSRRTVKLHLYLSVTFYTGVTGTIFKETKKEVELAPGASDRVTMPVAYKEYRPHLVDQGAMLLNVSGHVKESGQVLAKQHTFRLRTPDLSLTLLGAAVVGQECEVQIVFKNPLPVTLTNVVFRLEGSGLQRPKILNVGDIGGNETVTLRQTFVPVRPGPRQLIASLDSPQLSQVHGVIQVDVAPAPGDRGFFSDAGGDSHLGETIPMASRGGA, encoded by the exons ATGGACATCTACTTCGATGAGAACATGAAGCCCCTAGAGCACCTGAACCATGATTCTGTCTG GAACTTCCACGTGTGGAACGACTGCTGGATGAAGAGGCCAGATCTTCCCTCGGGCTTTGATGGGTGGCAGGTGGTGGATGCCACACCCCAGGAGACTAGCAGTG GCATCTTCTGCTGTGGCCCCTGCTCCGTGGAGTCCATCAAGAATGGCCTGGTCTACATGAAGTATGACACGCCTTTCATTTTTGCTGAG GTGAATAGTGACAAGGTGTACTGGCAGCGGCAGGACGATGGCAGCTTCAAGATCGTGTATGTGGAGGAGAAGGCCATCGGCACACTCATTGTCACAAAGGCCATCGGCTCCAACATGCGTGAGGACATCACCTACCTCTATAAGCACCCAGAAG GCTCAGACGCAGAGCGGAAGGCAGTAGAGACAGCAGCAGCCCACGGCAGCAAACCCAATGTGTACGCCAACCGGGGCTCAGCGGAGGATGTGGCCATGCAGGTGGAGGCACAGGACGCGGTGATGGGGCAGGATCTGATGGTCTCCGTCATGCTGACCAATCACAGCAGCAGCCGCCGCACAGTAAAACTGCACCTTTACCTCTCAGTCACCTTCTATACTGGTGTCACTGGGACCATCTTCAAGGAGACCAAGAAGGAAGTGGAGCTGGCACCAGGGGCCT CGGACCGTGTGACCATGCCAGTGGCCTACAAGGAATACCGGCCCCACCTTGTGGACCAGGGGGCCATGCTGCTGAACGTCTCAGGCCATGTCAAGGAGAGCGGGCAGGTGCTGGCCAAGCAGCACACCTTCCGTCTGCGTACCCCAGACCTCTCCCTCACG TTACTGGGAGCGGCAGTGGTTGGCCAGGAGTGTGAAGTACAGATTGTCTTCAAGAACCCCCTTCCCGTCACCCTCACCAATGTCGTCTTCCGACTCGAGGGCTCTGGGTTACAGAGGCCCAAGATCCTCAATGTTGG GGACATCGGAGGCAATGAAACAGTGACACTGCGCCAGACGTTTGTGCCTGTGCGACCAGGCCCCCGCCAGCTCATTGCCAGCTTGGACAGCCCACAGCTCTCCCAGGTGCACGGTGTCATCCAGGTGGATGTGGCCCCAGCCCCTGGGGACAGGGGCTTCTTCTCAGACGCTGGAGGTGACAGTCACTTGGGAGAGACCATCCCTATGGCATCTCGAGGTGGAGCTTAG
- the TGM1 gene encoding protein-glutamine gamma-glutamyltransferase K isoform X2 — protein MMDGPRSDVGRWGGNPLQPPTTPSPEPEPEPDRRFRRGGGGRSFWARCCGCCSCRNVADDDWGPEPSDSRGRGSSSGTRRPGSRGSDSRQPVSRGSGVNAAGDGTIREGMLVVTGVDLLSSRSDQNRQEHHTDEYEYDELIVRRGQPFRMLLLLSRTYESSDRITLELLIGNNPEVGKGTHVIIPVGKGGSGGWKAQVTKASGQTLNLRVHTSPNAIIGKFQFTVRTQSDAGEFQLPFDPRNEIYILFNPWCPEDIVYVDHEDWRQEYVLNESGRIYYGTEAQIGERTWNYGQFDHGVLDACLYILDRRGMPYGGRGDPVSVSRVISAMVNSLDDNGVLIGNWSGDYSRGTNPSAWVGSVEILLSYLRTGYSVPYGQCWVFAGVTTTVLRCLGLATRTVTNFNSAHDTDTSLTMDIYFDENMKPLEHLNHDSVWNFHVWNDCWMKRPDLPSGFDGWQVVDATPQETSSGIFCCGPCSVESIKNGLVYMKYDTPFIFAEVNSDKVYWQRQDDGSFKIVYVEEKAIGTLIVTKAIGSNMREDITYLYKHPEGSDAERKAVETAAAHGSKPNVYANRGSAEDVAMQVEAQDAVMGQDLMVSVMLTNHSSSRRTVKLHLYLSVTFYTGVTGTIFKETKKEVELAPGASDRVTMPVAYKEYRPHLVDQGAMLLNVSGHVKESGQVLAKQHTFRLRTPDLSLTLLGAAVVGQECEVQIVFKNPLPVTLTNVVFRLEGSGLQRPKILNVGDIGGNETVTLRQTFVPVRPGPRQLIASLDSPQLSQVHGVIQVDVAPAPGDRGFFSDAGGDSHLGETIPMASRGGA, from the exons ATGATGGACGGGCCACGTTCCGACGTTGGCCGTTGGGGTGGCAACCCCTTGCAGCCCCCTACCACGCCTTCtccagagccagagccagagccagacaGACGCTTtcgcagaggaggaggaggccgtTCCTTCTGGGCTcgctgctgtggctgctgttcATGCCGAAATGTGGCAGATGATGACTGGGGACCTGAACCCTCTGACTCCAGGGGTCGAGGGTCCAGCTCTGGGACTCGAAGACCTGGCTCCCGGGGCTCAGACTCCCGCCAGCCTGTCTCCCGGGGCAGCGGTGTCAATGCAGCTGGAGATGGCACCATCCGAG AGGGCATGCTAGTAGTGACCGGTGTGGACTTGCTGAGCTCGCGCTCGGACCAGAACCGCCAAGAGCACCACACAGACGAGTATGAATACGATGAGCTGATAGTACGTCGCGGGCAGCCTTTCCGCATGCTTCTCCTCCTGTCCCGGACCTATGAATCCTCTGATCGCATCACCCTTGAGTTACTCATTG GAAACAACCCCGAGGTGGGCAAGGGCACGCACGTGATCATCCCAGTGGGCAAGGGGGGCAGTGGAGGCTGGAAAGCCCAGGTGACCAAGGCCAGTGGGCAGACTCTGAACCTACGGGTCCACACTTCCCCCAACGCCATCATCGGCAAGTTTCAGTTCACAGTCCGCACACAGTCAGACGCTGGGGAGTTCCAGTTGCCCTTTGACCCCCGCAACGAGATCTACATCCTCTTCAACCCCTGGTGCCCAG AGGACATTGTGTACGTGGACCATGAGGATTGGCGGCAGGAGTATGTGCTTAATGAGTCTGGGAGAATTTACTACGGGACCGAAGCACAGATTGGCGAGCGGACCTGGAACTATGGCCAG TTTGACCACGGGGTGCTGGATGCCTGCCTATACATCCTGGACCGGCGGGGGATGCCATATGGAGGCCGTGGAGACCCAGTCAGTGTCTCCCGGGTCATCTCTGCCATG GTGAACTCCCTGGATGACAATGGAGTCCTGATTGGGAACTGGTCTGGTGATTACTCCCGAGGCACCAACCCATCAGCGTGGGTGGGCAGCGTGGAGATCCTGCTTAGCTACCTACGCACCGGCTATTCCGTCCCATATGGCCAGTGCTGGGTCTTTGCTGGCGTGACCACTACAG TGCTGCGCTGCCTGGGTCTGGCCACCCGTACTGTCACCAACTTCAACTCCGCCCATGACACAGACACATCTCTTACCATGGACATCTACTTCGATGAGAACATGAAGCCCCTAGAGCACCTGAACCATGATTCTGTCTG GAACTTCCACGTGTGGAACGACTGCTGGATGAAGAGGCCAGATCTTCCCTCGGGCTTTGATGGGTGGCAGGTGGTGGATGCCACACCCCAGGAGACTAGCAGTG GCATCTTCTGCTGTGGCCCCTGCTCCGTGGAGTCCATCAAGAATGGCCTGGTCTACATGAAGTATGACACGCCTTTCATTTTTGCTGAG GTGAATAGTGACAAGGTGTACTGGCAGCGGCAGGACGATGGCAGCTTCAAGATCGTGTATGTGGAGGAGAAGGCCATCGGCACACTCATTGTCACAAAGGCCATCGGCTCCAACATGCGTGAGGACATCACCTACCTCTATAAGCACCCAGAAG GCTCAGACGCAGAGCGGAAGGCAGTAGAGACAGCAGCAGCCCACGGCAGCAAACCCAATGTGTACGCCAACCGGGGCTCAGCGGAGGATGTGGCCATGCAGGTGGAGGCACAGGACGCGGTGATGGGGCAGGATCTGATGGTCTCCGTCATGCTGACCAATCACAGCAGCAGCCGCCGCACAGTAAAACTGCACCTTTACCTCTCAGTCACCTTCTATACTGGTGTCACTGGGACCATCTTCAAGGAGACCAAGAAGGAAGTGGAGCTGGCACCAGGGGCCT CGGACCGTGTGACCATGCCAGTGGCCTACAAGGAATACCGGCCCCACCTTGTGGACCAGGGGGCCATGCTGCTGAACGTCTCAGGCCATGTCAAGGAGAGCGGGCAGGTGCTGGCCAAGCAGCACACCTTCCGTCTGCGTACCCCAGACCTCTCCCTCACG TTACTGGGAGCGGCAGTGGTTGGCCAGGAGTGTGAAGTACAGATTGTCTTCAAGAACCCCCTTCCCGTCACCCTCACCAATGTCGTCTTCCGACTCGAGGGCTCTGGGTTACAGAGGCCCAAGATCCTCAATGTTGG GGACATCGGAGGCAATGAAACAGTGACACTGCGCCAGACGTTTGTGCCTGTGCGACCAGGCCCCCGCCAGCTCATTGCCAGCTTGGACAGCCCACAGCTCTCCCAGGTGCACGGTGTCATCCAGGTGGATGTGGCCCCAGCCCCTGGGGACAGGGGCTTCTTCTCAGACGCTGGAGGTGACAGTCACTTGGGAGAGACCATCCCTATGGCATCTCGAGGTGGAGCTTAG
- the TGM1 gene encoding protein-glutamine gamma-glutamyltransferase K isoform X1 produces MEGFWVSWLGLPGLRSHPRLFLTGMMDGPRSDVGRWGGNPLQPPTTPSPEPEPEPDRRFRRGGGGRSFWARCCGCCSCRNVADDDWGPEPSDSRGRGSSSGTRRPGSRGSDSRQPVSRGSGVNAAGDGTIREGMLVVTGVDLLSSRSDQNRQEHHTDEYEYDELIVRRGQPFRMLLLLSRTYESSDRITLELLIGNNPEVGKGTHVIIPVGKGGSGGWKAQVTKASGQTLNLRVHTSPNAIIGKFQFTVRTQSDAGEFQLPFDPRNEIYILFNPWCPEDIVYVDHEDWRQEYVLNESGRIYYGTEAQIGERTWNYGQFDHGVLDACLYILDRRGMPYGGRGDPVSVSRVISAMVNSLDDNGVLIGNWSGDYSRGTNPSAWVGSVEILLSYLRTGYSVPYGQCWVFAGVTTTVLRCLGLATRTVTNFNSAHDTDTSLTMDIYFDENMKPLEHLNHDSVWNFHVWNDCWMKRPDLPSGFDGWQVVDATPQETSSGIFCCGPCSVESIKNGLVYMKYDTPFIFAEVNSDKVYWQRQDDGSFKIVYVEEKAIGTLIVTKAIGSNMREDITYLYKHPEGSDAERKAVETAAAHGSKPNVYANRGSAEDVAMQVEAQDAVMGQDLMVSVMLTNHSSSRRTVKLHLYLSVTFYTGVTGTIFKETKKEVELAPGASDRVTMPVAYKEYRPHLVDQGAMLLNVSGHVKESGQVLAKQHTFRLRTPDLSLTLLGAAVVGQECEVQIVFKNPLPVTLTNVVFRLEGSGLQRPKILNVGDIGGNETVTLRQTFVPVRPGPRQLIASLDSPQLSQVHGVIQVDVAPAPGDRGFFSDAGGDSHLGETIPMASRGGA; encoded by the exons ATGGAGGGTTTCTGGGTCAGCTGGCTGGGGCTACCTGGGTTAAGGAGCCACCCCCGCCTCTTCCTAACAGGCATGATGGACGGGCCACGTTCCGACGTTGGCCGTTGGGGTGGCAACCCCTTGCAGCCCCCTACCACGCCTTCtccagagccagagccagagccagacaGACGCTTtcgcagaggaggaggaggccgtTCCTTCTGGGCTcgctgctgtggctgctgttcATGCCGAAATGTGGCAGATGATGACTGGGGACCTGAACCCTCTGACTCCAGGGGTCGAGGGTCCAGCTCTGGGACTCGAAGACCTGGCTCCCGGGGCTCAGACTCCCGCCAGCCTGTCTCCCGGGGCAGCGGTGTCAATGCAGCTGGAGATGGCACCATCCGAG AGGGCATGCTAGTAGTGACCGGTGTGGACTTGCTGAGCTCGCGCTCGGACCAGAACCGCCAAGAGCACCACACAGACGAGTATGAATACGATGAGCTGATAGTACGTCGCGGGCAGCCTTTCCGCATGCTTCTCCTCCTGTCCCGGACCTATGAATCCTCTGATCGCATCACCCTTGAGTTACTCATTG GAAACAACCCCGAGGTGGGCAAGGGCACGCACGTGATCATCCCAGTGGGCAAGGGGGGCAGTGGAGGCTGGAAAGCCCAGGTGACCAAGGCCAGTGGGCAGACTCTGAACCTACGGGTCCACACTTCCCCCAACGCCATCATCGGCAAGTTTCAGTTCACAGTCCGCACACAGTCAGACGCTGGGGAGTTCCAGTTGCCCTTTGACCCCCGCAACGAGATCTACATCCTCTTCAACCCCTGGTGCCCAG AGGACATTGTGTACGTGGACCATGAGGATTGGCGGCAGGAGTATGTGCTTAATGAGTCTGGGAGAATTTACTACGGGACCGAAGCACAGATTGGCGAGCGGACCTGGAACTATGGCCAG TTTGACCACGGGGTGCTGGATGCCTGCCTATACATCCTGGACCGGCGGGGGATGCCATATGGAGGCCGTGGAGACCCAGTCAGTGTCTCCCGGGTCATCTCTGCCATG GTGAACTCCCTGGATGACAATGGAGTCCTGATTGGGAACTGGTCTGGTGATTACTCCCGAGGCACCAACCCATCAGCGTGGGTGGGCAGCGTGGAGATCCTGCTTAGCTACCTACGCACCGGCTATTCCGTCCCATATGGCCAGTGCTGGGTCTTTGCTGGCGTGACCACTACAG TGCTGCGCTGCCTGGGTCTGGCCACCCGTACTGTCACCAACTTCAACTCCGCCCATGACACAGACACATCTCTTACCATGGACATCTACTTCGATGAGAACATGAAGCCCCTAGAGCACCTGAACCATGATTCTGTCTG GAACTTCCACGTGTGGAACGACTGCTGGATGAAGAGGCCAGATCTTCCCTCGGGCTTTGATGGGTGGCAGGTGGTGGATGCCACACCCCAGGAGACTAGCAGTG GCATCTTCTGCTGTGGCCCCTGCTCCGTGGAGTCCATCAAGAATGGCCTGGTCTACATGAAGTATGACACGCCTTTCATTTTTGCTGAG GTGAATAGTGACAAGGTGTACTGGCAGCGGCAGGACGATGGCAGCTTCAAGATCGTGTATGTGGAGGAGAAGGCCATCGGCACACTCATTGTCACAAAGGCCATCGGCTCCAACATGCGTGAGGACATCACCTACCTCTATAAGCACCCAGAAG GCTCAGACGCAGAGCGGAAGGCAGTAGAGACAGCAGCAGCCCACGGCAGCAAACCCAATGTGTACGCCAACCGGGGCTCAGCGGAGGATGTGGCCATGCAGGTGGAGGCACAGGACGCGGTGATGGGGCAGGATCTGATGGTCTCCGTCATGCTGACCAATCACAGCAGCAGCCGCCGCACAGTAAAACTGCACCTTTACCTCTCAGTCACCTTCTATACTGGTGTCACTGGGACCATCTTCAAGGAGACCAAGAAGGAAGTGGAGCTGGCACCAGGGGCCT CGGACCGTGTGACCATGCCAGTGGCCTACAAGGAATACCGGCCCCACCTTGTGGACCAGGGGGCCATGCTGCTGAACGTCTCAGGCCATGTCAAGGAGAGCGGGCAGGTGCTGGCCAAGCAGCACACCTTCCGTCTGCGTACCCCAGACCTCTCCCTCACG TTACTGGGAGCGGCAGTGGTTGGCCAGGAGTGTGAAGTACAGATTGTCTTCAAGAACCCCCTTCCCGTCACCCTCACCAATGTCGTCTTCCGACTCGAGGGCTCTGGGTTACAGAGGCCCAAGATCCTCAATGTTGG GGACATCGGAGGCAATGAAACAGTGACACTGCGCCAGACGTTTGTGCCTGTGCGACCAGGCCCCCGCCAGCTCATTGCCAGCTTGGACAGCCCACAGCTCTCCCAGGTGCACGGTGTCATCCAGGTGGATGTGGCCCCAGCCCCTGGGGACAGGGGCTTCTTCTCAGACGCTGGAGGTGACAGTCACTTGGGAGAGACCATCCCTATGGCATCTCGAGGTGGAGCTTAG